A section of the Streptomyces sp. CG1 genome encodes:
- a CDS encoding SDR family NAD(P)-dependent oxidoreductase, with translation MGMLDGKVALITGGTSGIGRVSARLFAQEGAKVAITGRREDAGQDVVEEITRSGGEALFVKADATDFGGARAVVQQVVDRFGRLDVAFNNAGTAAVGPLTELDEKAWDHLMDGNLKGTFFYLQAEADQMKRQGDGGAIVVNGSVFAELGTPGISIYSASKGGVAALARAAAVELGPDAIRVNTVNPTIIRTPLTEGGITKKEDGSEYHPHGENIPLGRVGEAHEVAQVALFLLSDRASFVTGQSVMVDGGQSVN, from the coding sequence ATGGGAATGTTGGACGGCAAGGTTGCTCTGATCACCGGGGGAACGTCCGGGATCGGCCGGGTCAGCGCGCGCCTGTTCGCGCAGGAGGGTGCGAAGGTGGCGATCACCGGGCGCCGGGAGGACGCGGGTCAGGACGTGGTCGAGGAGATCACGCGGAGCGGTGGCGAGGCGCTGTTCGTCAAGGCTGACGCCACGGACTTCGGCGGCGCGCGGGCAGTGGTGCAGCAGGTCGTCGACCGCTTCGGCCGCCTCGACGTGGCCTTCAACAACGCGGGCACCGCCGCGGTCGGCCCGTTGACCGAGCTGGACGAGAAGGCTTGGGACCACCTGATGGACGGCAATCTGAAGGGCACGTTCTTCTACCTGCAGGCCGAGGCCGACCAGATGAAGCGACAGGGCGATGGCGGGGCGATCGTCGTCAACGGATCCGTATTCGCCGAACTCGGCACCCCGGGCATCTCCATCTACAGCGCCAGCAAGGGCGGCGTCGCCGCACTCGCCCGCGCGGCGGCGGTGGAGCTCGGGCCCGACGCGATCCGGGTCAACACCGTGAACCCGACCATCATCCGCACACCGCTGACCGAGGGCGGCATCACGAAGAAGGAGGACGGCTCCGAGTACCACCCGCACGGGGAGAACATCCCCCTCGGCCGCGTCGGCGAGGCGCACGAGGTCGCCCAGGTGGCTCTCTTCCTCCTGTCCGACCGGGCCTCCTTCGTCACCGGGCAGTCGGTCATGGTGGACGGCGGACAGAGCGTCAACTGA
- a CDS encoding DedA family protein: MVNGTWLLSTFGAFGALVCIFAETGLLVVGFFLPGDTLLVPAGLLCASTARNGPHLPLLPVLACAAAGTIAGAQVGFWTGRRAGPTALARIGNKRLRAGADRAELLLARYGYAKAVVLGRFIPVVRTVLNPVAGALGVPVRTFTAWQVIGGLAWSQSLVLGGYWLGDSVRHPDAYLVPAAAAVVVVSLVPVVLEVLRGRGTERADRDTPADV; the protein is encoded by the coding sequence ATGGTGAACGGCACCTGGCTGCTGTCCACTTTCGGCGCGTTCGGGGCTCTGGTCTGCATCTTCGCCGAAACCGGGTTGCTGGTGGTCGGATTCTTCCTGCCGGGCGACACCTTGCTGGTGCCGGCCGGGCTGTTGTGCGCCTCCACCGCCCGCAACGGGCCGCACCTGCCCTTGCTCCCGGTCCTGGCCTGCGCCGCGGCCGGCACCATCGCCGGTGCGCAGGTCGGATTCTGGACCGGACGGCGAGCAGGCCCCACCGCTCTCGCCCGGATCGGCAACAAGCGCCTTCGTGCGGGCGCGGACCGCGCGGAGCTGCTGCTGGCCCGCTACGGCTACGCGAAGGCGGTGGTGCTGGGACGGTTCATCCCGGTCGTGCGCACCGTCCTCAATCCGGTGGCCGGGGCACTCGGGGTGCCGGTGCGAACCTTCACCGCATGGCAAGTGATCGGTGGCCTGGCCTGGTCGCAGTCGCTTGTACTTGGCGGGTACTGGCTGGGTGACTCGGTGCGTCATCCGGACGCCTACCTTGTGCCCGCGGCGGCCGCGGTTGTCGTCGTCTCCTTGGTTCCGGTGGTGTTGGAAGTACTGCGTGGGCGCGGCACGGAGCGCGCCGATCGTGATACGCCAGCGGACGTGTGA
- a CDS encoding SDR family NAD(P)-dependent oxidoreductase, producing MTSASMEGKVALVTGATSGIGAATAQALAERGAYVLVAGRDPARGESVVGAIRERGGKADFVSADLRDAEAVRRLAHDALGLGGGRVDVLVNNAGVYPFGPTKDTEESLFDSVYALNVKAPFYLVAELAPAMAERGAGAIVNVSTIAAALGFSGMALYGSSKAAVNLLTKAWAAEYGPQGVRVNAVQVGPTRTETTAGAEEDLQSLAAQAPAGRPASAAEIAAAIVYLADDEASSFVQGAVLPVDGGRTAV from the coding sequence ATGACGTCTGCATCCATGGAGGGGAAGGTCGCGCTCGTGACCGGGGCGACCAGCGGCATCGGCGCTGCCACAGCACAGGCGCTGGCCGAGCGCGGCGCGTACGTGCTGGTGGCCGGCCGCGATCCCGCCCGTGGCGAGAGCGTCGTGGGGGCGATCCGGGAGCGCGGCGGTAAGGCGGACTTCGTGAGCGCCGATCTGCGCGACGCCGAGGCGGTGCGACGGCTTGCGCACGACGCTCTGGGGCTGGGCGGCGGCCGGGTCGACGTCCTGGTCAACAACGCGGGCGTCTACCCCTTCGGCCCGACCAAGGACACGGAAGAGAGCCTCTTCGACTCCGTGTACGCGCTCAACGTTAAGGCCCCGTTCTACCTGGTGGCCGAACTCGCCCCGGCCATGGCCGAACGGGGCGCCGGGGCGATCGTCAACGTGAGCACCATCGCGGCCGCGCTCGGGTTCTCGGGCATGGCGCTCTACGGGTCGAGCAAGGCAGCAGTGAACCTCCTGACGAAGGCATGGGCAGCCGAGTACGGCCCACAGGGAGTGCGGGTCAACGCCGTACAGGTCGGTCCCACCCGGACCGAGACCACCGCTGGGGCCGAGGAGGACCTGCAGAGCCTGGCCGCGCAGGCGCCCGCCGGACGGCCGGCGTCCGCCGCGGAGATCGCGGCGGCGATCGTGTACCTCGCCGACGACGAGGCAAGCAGCTTTGTGCAGGGTGCGGTGCTGCCCGTCGACGGCGGGCGCACCGCCGTCTGA
- a CDS encoding polysaccharide deacetylase family protein — MTPARLARAAALASATALPALAVLQAAPVVSTFGPLRNRAMPRLAGQGRPDHIALTFDDGPDHLSTPHFLRLLDARGVRATFFLLGSMLVRSPWLAKEMTAAGHEIAVHGWRHRPLLVRGPRATYDDLARARDAVADVTGRPPELFRPPYGMMTTAAHLACRRLDLTPVLWTCWGEDWRKRATPRSVKDTVLRDLRGGGTILLHDSDCTSATGSWRTTLRALPRILDACQEQGWQTGPLREHGVPGLPGAVVPGPHRSHPASGRAEQQGPRVTLQ, encoded by the coding sequence ATGACCCCGGCCCGTCTCGCCCGTGCCGCCGCACTCGCCTCGGCCACGGCACTGCCCGCACTCGCCGTCCTGCAGGCAGCCCCCGTGGTCTCGACCTTCGGCCCGCTGCGCAACAGGGCCATGCCGCGCCTGGCCGGGCAGGGCCGCCCGGATCACATCGCCCTCACCTTCGACGACGGCCCCGACCACCTGTCCACCCCGCACTTCCTCCGGCTCCTCGACGCGCGCGGGGTCCGTGCGACCTTCTTCCTGCTCGGTTCGATGCTGGTCCGCTCGCCCTGGCTGGCGAAGGAGATGACGGCCGCCGGGCACGAGATCGCCGTGCACGGCTGGCGCCACCGCCCCCTGCTGGTGCGTGGTCCCCGCGCCACCTACGACGATCTGGCCCGCGCCCGCGACGCCGTCGCCGACGTCACCGGCCGGCCACCGGAGCTCTTCCGGCCTCCGTACGGGATGATGACCACCGCCGCCCATCTGGCTTGCCGCAGACTCGACCTGACCCCCGTGCTGTGGACCTGCTGGGGCGAGGACTGGCGCAAGCGGGCCACCCCCCGATCCGTGAAGGACACCGTCCTGCGCGACCTGCGTGGCGGCGGCACCATCCTGCTGCACGACTCCGACTGCACCTCCGCCACCGGCTCCTGGCGCACCACCCTGCGAGCACTGCCCCGCATCCTCGACGCCTGCCAGGAGCAGGGCTGGCAGACCGGCCCGCTGCGCGAGCACGGCGTCCCCGGCCTGCCCGGAGCCGTCGTCCCCGGACCCCATCGGTCCCACCCGGCGAGCGGCCGAGCAGAACAGCAGGGGCCGCGGGTCACCCTCCAATGA
- a CDS encoding heme-binding protein, protein MERLPGQRYVALLAGHPRLMAVGGGYPITDDDRCVGGLGISGGSYEQGQQAAEEALTALGFEVSAN, encoded by the coding sequence ATGGAACGACTACCTGGCCAACGGTACGTGGCGCTGCTTGCCGGGCACCCGCGTCTGATGGCGGTCGGCGGCGGCTACCCGATCACCGACGACGACCGGTGCGTCGGCGGCCTCGGAATCTCCGGCGGCAGCTACGAGCAGGGCCAGCAGGCCGCCGAGGAGGCCCTGACCGCCCTTGGGTTCGAGGTGTCCGCCAACTGA